A segment of the Streptomyces sp. NBC_01235 genome:
CGTCGGGCTCGCGCTCGCCGCGACGGGCGCGTCCTCGCCGGGCGCGGGGATCGGCGGCCTGGGCCGCTACCTCCAGATCTTCGTGCTCGTCCCGGCGGCCGTCGTCCTCCTCGTCCGTGACCGCTCCGACTTCCGGATGCTGGCCTGGTCGTTCGTCGGGCTCGCGGGGTGGCAGGGGGCGGTCGGCGTCCACCAGTTCGTCACCGGGACCGGCGCCTCCTACCAGGGCGAGGAGATCCGGGCGGTCGGCACCTTCGGGCCGCAGGACGTGATGGGCATGGCGACCGTCGTGTCCTTCGGCCTGATCTGCGCGGTCGGACTGGCGCTCGGCCGGGCCTCCGTACGGCAGCGGGCGATCGCCGCCGGTTCGGCGCTCGCGCTGCTGGTGCCGCTCGCGCTGTCCTTCAGCCGGGGCGCGTGGATCGCGACCGCGCTGACCTGCACGATCCAACTGGCCCTGGCCGGACTGCGCCGGGCCCTGAAGGTGGGCGCGGTGGCGCTCGCGGCCGGGGTGCTCCTGGTCGGCGGCTTCGGCGTCGGCTCGGCGATGCTCCAAGAGCGCGTCAGCAGCATCACGCAGGTCGCGGACGCGCCCGACCAGTCCGTCACCGACCGGTACACGATGTGGGCGGCGGCGGTCGACATGTGGCGCGAACAGCCGCTCACCGGCGTCGGGTTGAAGGGCTTCCCCGGCCACCGCGACGCGCACGCCTCCCTCGCGCTGTCCTCCGGCAGCGACACCGAGGGCGCCGGCTCGGCCTTCGTCCGGCAGCCGCTGCTCTCCCCGCACAACATGTACCTGCTGGTCCTCGCCGAGCAGGGACTGATCGGGCTGCTGGCCCTCGCGGGCGGCTGGCTGGCGCTGCTGGCGTGCGGGCTGCGCGGCTGGTTCCGCGTCCGGCGCTCCGGCCCCGGCCTCGACTGCGCGCTCGTCGCCTGCGGCCTGCTTGTCTGGCAGCTGATCGACTTCGTGTACGCCGACATCGGCGGCCCCTCCACCGTCCTGACCGCCGTCGTCTTCGGGCTCGTCGCCTGGTGGGCGCTGGTGGGCGGCAGCGAGCGCGGCACCCACCTCGAGGAGGCCCTCGCCCGATGAAGCCGACGCCTCCCCGGACACCCCGCCCGAACGGCCCCGTCCCCATGCCGCCGGCGCGGTCCGCCGCAGAGGCGAGAGAAACGGCCGGGGAGACGGCTGAGGAAACGGCTGGCCAGGCGGCCCGGACAACGGCCGCGAAAACGTCCGGGAAGACGACTCAGGAGACGGGTGGGCGGACGGCCCGGACGACGGCCGGAGAGACAGCTGAGGAAACGGCTGGCCAGTCGGCCCGGACAACGGCCGCGAAAACGTCCGGGAAGACGACTCAGGAGACGGGTGGGCGGACGGCCCGGACGACGGCTGGGCGGACGGCCGGAAAGACGCCTCAGGAGACGGCTGGGCGGACGACCCGGACAACGGCCGGGGCGACGTCCGGCACGACGGACGAGGGCGCGGCCGGGAAGTCGGCTGACGCGGCAGCCGGGGAGACCGCCAGGAAGACGGCCCGGACGGCAGTCGGCGCGGCAGCCGGGGGCGCGGCCGGAGAGGTGCCCCCGGGGGGCACCGGGACCACCGGGACCACCGGGACCACCGGGACCACCGGAAACCCCAGGTCCACCGCGATCCCCGGAATCTCCAGGACCACCTGCACCACCGCAACCGCAACCCCCGCAACCGCAACCCCCGCAACCCCCGCAACCCCCGCAACCCCCGCAACCCCCGCAACCCCCGCAACCCCCGCAACCCCCGCAACCCCCGCAACCCCCGCAACCCCCGCAACCCCCGCAACGACAGGGATTACCGCGCCCTTCCGCGAACTCCCCTCTCCCTCACGTAGATTCCTCGCCAAGGCCGCTCTCGTCACCGCCGTGCTCTCCGTTGCCGGGTCCCTGCTCGGGCTGGTGCGGGACCAGGCGTTGGCCCGGCTGTTCGGGGCGGGCAGCGACACCGACGCCTTCCTCGTCGCGTGGACCGTGCCCGAGTTCGCGACCACGCTGCTCATCGAGGACGGACTGGCGTTCGCCCTGATCCCCGCCTTCAGCATGGCGCTGGCCCGCCGCTCCCAGGGCGCCCCAGGCGACCCGGTCCGCGCGCTGGTCGCCGGCACGCTCCCCCGCCTGTCGCTGGCGTTCGTCGCGGTCGGCGCCCTGTTCATCGGCACGGCCCCGCAGCTGGTCGAGGCCCTGGCGCCGGGCCTGCCCGACCCCGCGCTCGCCGTCGACTGCACCCGCCTCACCGCGACCTGTGTGGTCAGCTTCGGGCTCGCCGGGTACTGCAGCGCGGCCCTGCGGGCGCACCGGCGGTACGTGGCGCCCGCGGCGATCTACGTGGCCTACAACGTCGGCATCATCACCGGGATGTTCGCGCTCGGCGGGCATTGGGGGGTGCGGTCGGCGGCGGCCGGGGTCGCGGTGGGCGGGCTGCTGATGGTCGCCATCCAACTGCCCTCCTTGTTCGGCCAGTTGAGGAAGCGGAACAGGGGCGGGGCGGTGACCGCCGGACAGGAGGAACCGCGGCCCCTCGACACCGCGCTCCTCGCGACCGTGCTCCTGTTCGCCCTGTGCCGGCAGTCCCAGGTCCTCGTCGAGCGCTTCCTCGCCTCGCACCTGCCCGCCGGGGCGATCTCACACCTCAACTACGCGCAGAAGGTCGCGCAGATGCCGATGATCCTGTCGGTGATGGTGTGCACGGTCACCTTCCCGGTGGTCGCGCGGGCGCTGGCCGAGGGGGACACCGAGCGGGTCCGCGGCCGGGTGGAGCGTGATCTGTCGCTGGCCGCGTGCATCGTGCTGCTGGGCACGGCCGGCGTGGTGGCCTGCGCGCCGCAGATCGTCGAGGTGCTCTTCCAGCGGGGCGCGTTCACCGCGCGGGACACGGCGGCGACGGCCGGCGTGATGCGCGTGTACGCGCTCGGACTGCTCGGCCAGACCCTGGTGGGCGTCCTGGTCCGCTCCTACTTCTCGGCGGGGCGCGGCTCCTGGTACCCGGTCGGCGCGATGGCCGCCGGGATCACCGTGACCTCCTGGATCGGCGCGATGAGCATCCGCGCCTGGGGCGTGTACGGGATCGCCGCCGCCAACGCGACCGGCATCACCGTCACCGCCCTGGTGCTGCTGGCCGGGATGGGCCCGCGCAGTGTCCCGGTCGACGTCCGGGGCGTGCTGCGCGAGCTGAGCCGGCCGGTGCGGGCGGCCCTGGTGGCGACCCTGGCCGGGGCCTTCGCCGCCGCGCAGTTCACCGGCCCCGTGACCGGCCTCGCCGTCGGCGGGCTCACCGTGACCGCCGTCTTCCTGCTGCTCGGCCGTGCCCTGGGCGCCCAGGGCATCGTCTCCGCCCTCAATTCCGTACGTTCCGCGACCCGAAGGCTCTCCCATGGCCGCTTCTGACACCAGCAGACGCACTCCCGTCCCGTGGGTGGCGATGTACCACTCCGTCGACGACTGCCCCGAGGACCCCTACCACATCACGGTCACCCCCGAACGGCTGGAGAAGCAGCTGATGTGGCTGCGCCGGCGCGGACTGCGCGGCGTCTCCATGGGCCGGCTCCTCGCCGCCCGCGCCGAGGGCAAGGGCCGCAACCTCGTCGGTCTCACCTTCGACGACGGTTACGCCGACTTCCTCACCGACGCCCTGCCCGTCCTGCGCCGCCACCGCTGCAACGCCACCCTCTTCGTGCTGCCCGGCCGGCTCGGCGGCGACAACGCCTGGGACCCGCTGGGCCCGCGCAAGCCGCTGCTGACCGCCGACGGCATCTGCCGCGCGGCCTACGAGGGCGTCGAGATCGGCTCGCACGGCCTCACCCACGTCGACCTCACCCAGGCCGACGACCTCACCCTCAAGGCGGAGACCGTCGAGAGCCGCGCCGCGCTGACCGCGCTGCTCGGCACCGAGGTCCACGGCTTCTGCTACCCGTACGGAACGATCGACCGGCGCGCCATGGACGCCGTCCGCGAGGCCGGTTACGCCTACGCCTGCGCGATCGACCCCGGCGAGCTGAACGGCCTGCACGCCCTCCCCCGCGTGCACATCGGGGAGAACGACAACGCTCTCCGGCTGCTGCTGAAGTACCGGCTGCACCGGTTGCGCCGGCGTCCCGTCGAGGGGCTGCGGTGAAGGCACTGCACATCATCACGGGGCTGGGCGTCGGCGGCGCCGAGCAGCAACTGCGTTTGCTGCTACGTCACTTGCCGGTCGACTGCGAGGTGGTGACGCTGACGAATCCGGGGTCGGTGGCGAACGGGCTGACCGCCGACGGGGTGCGGGTCGTGCACCTCGGCATGGCCGGCAACCGCGACCTGGCCGCGCTGCCCCGGCTGGTCCGGCTCATCCGCTCCGGCAGCTACGACCTCGTCCACACCCACCTCTACCGGGCCTGCGTCTACGGCCGGCTGGCCGCCCGCCTCGCCGGGGTGCGCGCGGTCGTCGCCACCGAGCACTCCCTGGGCGAATCGCAGCTGGAGGGGCGGAGGCTGACCTCCGGGGTGCGGGCGCTCTACCTCGCCAGCGAGCGGCTGGGCCGCACCACGGTCGCCGTCTCCCCCACGGTCGCCGACCGGCTGCGCAGCTGGGGCGTCCCGGCCCCCCGGATCGAGGTCGTCCCCAACGGCATCGACCTGGCCCGCTTCCGCTTCGACCCCGGGGCCCGCCACCGCACCCGCCGGCGCCTCGGCCTGCCCGACGAGGCGTTCGTCGTCGGCGGCATCGGACGCCTCACGGCCGGCAAACGCTTCGACGTCCTGATCCACGCCCTTGCCCACCTCCCCGCCGACCACTGGCTGTTGCTGGTCGGCGGCGGCCCCGAGGAGAACGTGCTGCGGCGCACCGCCCACGAGGCGGGGGTCGCCGACCGCGTCCTGTTCACCGGCGAACGCCCCTACGTCCCGGACGGCACCCCCGGCCCCGACCTGCCCTCCCTCACCTGTGCCATGGACGTGTTCGTCTCCCCCTCCCCCGAGGAGACCTTCGGTCTGGCGGTCGTGGAGGCGCTGGCCTGCGGGCTGCCCGTGCTCTACGCCTCCTGCCCGGCGATCGAGCACCTGCCCTCCCGGGCGACGGCGGGCGCCCGCCGGGTGAGCGGCGGCATCGCGGCGTTCGTCCGCGCGCTGACCGGGGCACACGCGCAGGCCACCGGCCCGCGCACCGCGCCCGAGGCCGCCCGTCACTACGACATCACCCGCAGCGCCGCCCAGCTCATGGACGTGTACGCGGCCACCGTTTCCGGACCGCCCTTGCTCTCCCCCGCTTCTCCGACACCTCAGGGAGTCAGTTCCCCATGACCGAGACCCCCCGCCGTCCTGCCGTCCTGCGCCGCGCGCTCCCGCCCTGGTCCCTGCTCGCGGCGGGCGTCGTCGCCGGCGGCCTGCTCGGCGGCGTGTACGGGGCCGTCAAGCCGCCCGTGTACACGGCCACCGCCTATGTCGTCGCCGTCCCCACCGAGAAGTCCGACCCCGCGTCCGCGCTCGGCTTCGCGCAGGCCTACGGCCGGGTCGCCACCCAGCTCGCGGTGCTCGGGGACGCGCAGGTCTGGGCGGGCGTGCCGGTGAAGACGCTCCAGCAGAGCGTGCAGACGGCGACCTCGCCGGACGCCCCGATGGTCTCGATCACGGCGACCTCCTCGCGCGCCGACCTGGCCGTCGACATGGCCAACGCGGTCTCCCGCTCGCTGACCCAGCACGCGAAGAGCTCCCAGGCCACCACCAACGTCGAACTCGAGCAGTTCGCCCGCGCGGTCCGGCCGTCCGGCCCGTCCTCGCCGTCGCCGGTGGTGACCGGTCTGGTGGGGGCGAGCGCGGGCGGGCTGCTCGGCGCCCTGGTGCTGCTGGTGCGGCCGAAGCGGGACCGGGAGGAGGAGGCCGCGCGCCCCGCCGCCGTCCCCGGCCCGGCCCTCGCCGCCGACGCGCACGGAGCGCTGTGAAGCCGACGTTCACCACCGAAGTCGTCACCGGCGAACAGGCCTTCGCCGCCCTCGCCCCCGCATGGGGCCGCCTGTACCGCAAGTGCGCGACGGCCACCCCGTTCCAGAGCCACGCCTGGCTGCACTCGTGGTGGCTGTCGTACGGCAGGCGCGGCCGACTGCGCCTGCTGCTGGTCCGCGACGGCGGTGAACTCGTCGCCGCCGCCCCGCTGACGGCCGTCCGCCGGCCGCTGCCGGCGCTCGTGCCGCTCGGCGGGGCGATCTCCGACTACGGGGACGTCCTGGTCGACGACGAACACGGTGAGCGGGCCGTCGCCGCGCTCACCGAGGGCCTCGCGGCGGCCGCCCGCACCGCGCTGATCGACTTCCGCGAGGTGCGCCCGGGCGGCGCGGTCGAGCAGGTCTACGAACGCTGGCACGGTCCGCGGCGCCGGGTGAGCGACTCGGTGTGCCTGGAACTGCCGGCCGTCCCCATGGACGAACTGGTGGCCCGGCTGCCGTCGGCGAAGGCCCAGCGGGTGCGCGCCAAACTGCGCAAACTGACCG
Coding sequences within it:
- a CDS encoding O-antigen ligase family protein; the encoded protein is MTLALPAPRARTLSPVLPVVAVVALLGLPPASGAEGGAGPADALSALVVLFCAVRLLRQRRRPLSRTAAVVLGLPVVGLALAATGASSPGAGIGGLGRYLQIFVLVPAAVVLLVRDRSDFRMLAWSFVGLAGWQGAVGVHQFVTGTGASYQGEEIRAVGTFGPQDVMGMATVVSFGLICAVGLALGRASVRQRAIAAGSALALLVPLALSFSRGAWIATALTCTIQLALAGLRRALKVGAVALAAGVLLVGGFGVGSAMLQERVSSITQVADAPDQSVTDRYTMWAAAVDMWREQPLTGVGLKGFPGHRDAHASLALSSGSDTEGAGSAFVRQPLLSPHNMYLLVLAEQGLIGLLALAGGWLALLACGLRGWFRVRRSGPGLDCALVACGLLVWQLIDFVYADIGGPSTVLTAVVFGLVAWWALVGGSERGTHLEEALAR
- the murJ gene encoding murein biosynthesis integral membrane protein MurJ: MSRTTCTTATATPATATPATPATPATPATPATPATPATPATPATPATPATPATTGITAPFRELPSPSRRFLAKAALVTAVLSVAGSLLGLVRDQALARLFGAGSDTDAFLVAWTVPEFATTLLIEDGLAFALIPAFSMALARRSQGAPGDPVRALVAGTLPRLSLAFVAVGALFIGTAPQLVEALAPGLPDPALAVDCTRLTATCVVSFGLAGYCSAALRAHRRYVAPAAIYVAYNVGIITGMFALGGHWGVRSAAAGVAVGGLLMVAIQLPSLFGQLRKRNRGGAVTAGQEEPRPLDTALLATVLLFALCRQSQVLVERFLASHLPAGAISHLNYAQKVAQMPMILSVMVCTVTFPVVARALAEGDTERVRGRVERDLSLAACIVLLGTAGVVACAPQIVEVLFQRGAFTARDTAATAGVMRVYALGLLGQTLVGVLVRSYFSAGRGSWYPVGAMAAGITVTSWIGAMSIRAWGVYGIAAANATGITVTALVLLAGMGPRSVPVDVRGVLRELSRPVRAALVATLAGAFAAAQFTGPVTGLAVGGLTVTAVFLLLGRALGAQGIVSALNSVRSATRRLSHGRF
- a CDS encoding polysaccharide deacetylase family protein; this encodes MAASDTSRRTPVPWVAMYHSVDDCPEDPYHITVTPERLEKQLMWLRRRGLRGVSMGRLLAARAEGKGRNLVGLTFDDGYADFLTDALPVLRRHRCNATLFVLPGRLGGDNAWDPLGPRKPLLTADGICRAAYEGVEIGSHGLTHVDLTQADDLTLKAETVESRAALTALLGTEVHGFCYPYGTIDRRAMDAVREAGYAYACAIDPGELNGLHALPRVHIGENDNALRLLLKYRLHRLRRRPVEGLR
- a CDS encoding glycosyltransferase; this translates as MKALHIITGLGVGGAEQQLRLLLRHLPVDCEVVTLTNPGSVANGLTADGVRVVHLGMAGNRDLAALPRLVRLIRSGSYDLVHTHLYRACVYGRLAARLAGVRAVVATEHSLGESQLEGRRLTSGVRALYLASERLGRTTVAVSPTVADRLRSWGVPAPRIEVVPNGIDLARFRFDPGARHRTRRRLGLPDEAFVVGGIGRLTAGKRFDVLIHALAHLPADHWLLLVGGGPEENVLRRTAHEAGVADRVLFTGERPYVPDGTPGPDLPSLTCAMDVFVSPSPEETFGLAVVEALACGLPVLYASCPAIEHLPSRATAGARRVSGGIAAFVRALTGAHAQATGPRTAPEAARHYDITRSAAQLMDVYAATVSGPPLLSPASPTPQGVSSP
- a CDS encoding lipopolysaccharide biosynthesis protein, giving the protein MTETPRRPAVLRRALPPWSLLAAGVVAGGLLGGVYGAVKPPVYTATAYVVAVPTEKSDPASALGFAQAYGRVATQLAVLGDAQVWAGVPVKTLQQSVQTATSPDAPMVSITATSSRADLAVDMANAVSRSLTQHAKSSQATTNVELEQFARAVRPSGPSSPSPVVTGLVGASAGGLLGALVLLVRPKRDREEEAARPAAVPGPALAADAHGAL